In one Tripterygium wilfordii isolate XIE 37 chromosome 22, ASM1340144v1, whole genome shotgun sequence genomic region, the following are encoded:
- the LOC119991597 gene encoding serine/threonine-protein kinase prpf4B-like isoform X2, which produces MVSDNDKSRRKHRRSSSDIEEAEKSSKRHKHRHSRHRHHHRHRHSSKKHEEERKEDANEISPPPTVAPLAISSRAGDDVEEGEILEDEALNENKAVETDSLNPSNSTENDFSHQKAIDAGILRNLGEVKSDCGDEKTCHVVDKINVGVDLLGISGVQHPEEFISGSGAGDYVNGDLNGENSRKDRRRHNKSTSPSQIDKQKNETVEDNVRTSRDQREPLSSKGAGDKYRASTLSPSDDQYRYMVDAKPRSQDFPAARSRSCSITNDDFISKKRHCHGNDVTLYDDDRMTANDSSDDRMNRHSRDKNIGRKDRRHSHEAEDMEKSLEKHMDRNLRRENGQERSRDGEVDHYIRARSRDGETDSYKRKERGRVREMTRDNDVSRDRIREKEGERSRDREIDRDRRRSERDRSRDREINRDLRRDERNRSRDREFDRDWRRDERERCRDRDWRREERGRSRNRDTDKDWRREERERSRERELEKDGKRGLERDIRDGTRASERDRDRDRFRDRDRLRDRSLENEGGSERRGGRNRDKGRDIEIDRNADVSNSNSTGFGSKLNRDEDEQDDFEEMVSFKLAEQEEEDLNRIKEESRKRRQAILEKFKCPQSQQQIESCSEDMEKAKETAELPGRLLGASDVVAEVLDGRSDGSDAKVAGQLFVVGKSPQVNEINVTEKTAGDGGLGKGTPKSERLDDMFCDDIFGESPAGVRKPGKGDGLPIVRSGLHDNWDDAEGYYGYRLGEILDGRYEVTAAHGKGVFSTVVRAKDIKTGNGDPGEVAIKIIRNNETMHKAGQLEVQILKKLAGADPENKRHCVRFFSSFKYRNHLCLVFESLNMNLREVLKKFGRNIGLKLTAVRTYAKQLFIALKHLKNCGVLHCDIKPDNMLVNEAKNVLKLCDFGNAMFAGKNEITPYLVSRFYRAPEIILGLPYDHPMDIWSVGCCLYELYTGKVLFPGPSNNDMLRLHMELKGPFPKKMLRRGGFTDQHFDQDLNFHATEEDPVTKKAIKRMIVNIKPKDIGSIITGSPGEDPKMLAGFKDLLDKIFVLDPEKRITVSQALNHPFITELWTWCLTWLKSKGVIFGWSGVLFTGGSFSRVYGFYCKPTYRRISALP; this is translated from the exons ATGGTGAGCGACAACGATAAGTCCCGGCGCAAGCACCGACGGTCTTCCTCCGATATAGAGGAGGCTGAAAAATCCTCAAAACGACACAAGCATCGCCACAGCCGTCATAGACACCATCACCGTCATCGCCACAGCAGCAAGAAGCatgaagaggaaagaaaagaagacgCTAACGAAATATCCCCTCCTCCAACTGTGGCTCCTCTTGCTATTAGTTCTCGTGCGGGTGACGATGTCGAGGAAGGCGAGATTCTTGAGGACGAGGCTCTCAATGAGAACAAGGCTGTTGAGACCGATTCTCTGAATCCG AGTAATAGCACGGAGAATGATTTTTCTCATCAAAAAGCAATAGATGCTGGAATTTTGAGGAATTTGGGTGAGGTAAAGAGTGATTGTGGTGACGAGAAGACATGTCATGTTGTTGATAAAATTAACGTTGGGGTTGATTTGCTAGGAATATCTGGTGTTCAGCATCCAGAAGAGTTTATTTCTGGATCTGGTGCTGGTGATTATGTCAATGGGGACTTGAATGGTGAGAACAGTAGGAAGGACAGGCGACGACATAATAAATCCACGTCTCCAAGTCAAATTGACAAGCAGAAGAATGAAACAGTGGAGGACAACGTGAGGACATCAAGAGATCAAAGAGAACCATTGTCCTCTAAAGGTGCTGGGGACAAGTACAGAGCGTCAACACTCTCACCATCTGATGACCAGTACCGTTATATGGTTGATGCGAAGCCTAGATCACAGGATTTTCCGGCAGCGAGATCTCGTTCTTGTAGCATAACTAATGATGATTTTATTTCAAAGAAAAGACATTGTCATGGTAATGATGTAACACTTTATGATGATGACAGGATGACAGCAAATGATTCTAGTGATGATAGAATGAACCGTCACAGTAGGGACAAGAATATTGGAAGAAAGGATAGGCGTCACAGCCATGAGGCAGAGGACATGGAGAAGAGTCTTGAGAAGCATATGGATAGAAATCTGAGAAGGGAAAATGGACAAGAGAGAAGCAGGGATGGGGAGGTTGACCATTATATACGAGCGAGGAGCAGGGATGGGGAAACAGACAGTTATAAGAGAAAGGAGAGGGGAAGGGTAAGGGAGATGACTAGGGACAATGATGTTAGCAGGGATCGGAtaagggagaaagaaggggAGAGAAGCAGGGATAGGGAGATTGACAGGGACCGAAGAAGAAGTGAGCGGGACAGGAGTAGGGATAGGGAGATCAACAGGGATCTGAGAAGGGATGAGCGGAACAGGAGCCGGGATAGGGAGTTTGACAGGGATTGGAGAAGGGATGAACGAGAGAGGTGTCGGGATAGGGATTGGAGAAGGGAGGAGCGAGGGAGGAGTCGGAATAGGGATACTGACAAGGATTGGAGAAGAGAAGAGCGAGAGAGGAGCCGAGAAAGGGAGCTGGAGAAGGATGGGAAGAGAGGGTTGGAAAGAGATATTAGGGATGGAACCAGGGCTAGCGAGAGAGATAGGGATAGGGACAGGTTTAGGGATAGGGATAGACTTAGGGACCGGAGTTTGGAGAATGAAGGGGGGAGTGAGAGGCGAGGTGGAAGAAATAGGGATAAAGGCAGGGACATTGAGATTGATAGAAATGCTGATGTTTCTAATAGCAATTCAACAGGTTTTGGCAGCAAGCTTAACAG AGATGAAGATGAACAAGATGATTTTGAAGAGATGGTTTCTTTCAAACTAGCTGAACAGGAGGAGGAAGATCTCAACAGAATCAAGGAAGAAAGCAGGAAGCGAAGGCAAGCCATCTTGGAAAAGTTTAAATGCCCGCAGTCACAGCAGCAAATTGAGTCATGTTCGGAGGATATGGAGAAAG CTAAGGAGACTGCAGAGCTTCCTGGTCGACTGTTAGGTGCTTCTGATGTTGTTGCAGAAGTTCTTGATGGCAGGAGTGATGGATCAGATGCTAAAGTGGCTGGCCAACTATTTGTTGTTGGGAAGTCCCCTCAAGTTAATGAAATTAATGTTACTGAGAAGACAGCTGGTGATGGGGGTCTTGGCAAGGGTACGCCAAAG AGTGAGAGGTTGGATGACATGTTTTGTGACGATATATTTGGAGAGTCACCTGCTGGAGTTCGTAAACCG gGCAAAGGAGATGGTCTGCCAATTGTAAGGAGTGGTCTACATGACAATTGGGATGATGCAGAGGGGTATTATG GGTATCGACTTGGTGAAATACTTGATGGTCGATATGAAGTCACTGCTGCCCATGGAAAGGGTGTCTTTTCGACCGTTGTTCGTGCCAAGGATATTAAGACTGGTAATGGTGATCCTGGGGAGGTTGCCATTAAAATTATACGCAATAATGAAACAAT GCACAAGGCAGGTCAACTAGAAGTTCAGATACTAAAGAAATTAGCGGGAGCGGATCCAGAAAATAAGCGGCACTGTGTTCGTTTCTTCTCAAGTTTCAAGTACAGGAATCatctttgtttagtttttgaatctttaaatatgaaCTTGCGTGAGGTTTTGAAGAAGTTTGGTCGCAACATTGGCCTTAAACTGACTGCTGTGAGAACATATGCAAAGCAGCTTTTCATTGCGCTGAAGCATCTGAAAAATTGTGGTGTTCTTCATTGTGACATAAAGCCGGATAACATGCTG GTAAATGAGGCCAAAAATGTGCTAAAGCTTTGTGATTTTGGTAATGCCATGTTTGCTGGTAAAAATGAAATTACACCATATCTAGTGAGCCGTTTCTATCGTGCCCCTGAAATTA TTCTTGGCTTGCCGTATGACCATCCAATGGATATCTGGTCTGTTGGTTGCTGTTTGTATGAACTGTATACAGGAAAAGTTCTTTTCCCGGGTCCTTCAAATAATGACATGCTACGACTTCACATGGAACTGAAAGGTCCTTTTCCGAAAAAGATGCTTCGCAGG GGAGGGTTTACAGATCAGCATTTTGATCAAGATTTAAATTTTCATGCTACTGAAGAGGATCCCGTTACTAAGAAG GCAATCAAGAGGATGATTGTCAACATAAAGCCAAAAGATATTGGATCAATAATTACCGGCTCTCCTGGTGAGGATCCAAAAATGTTGGCAGGTTTTAAGGATCTTTTAGATAAAATATTTGTCTTGGATCCAGAAAAGAGGATAACGGTTTCTCAAGCATTGAATCATCCATTCATCACTG AGCTTTGGACATGGTGTTTGACATGGTTGAAGTCAAAGGGGGTGATTTTTGGTTGGTCTGGAGTACTCTTTACTGGCGGTTCTTTCAGTCGAGTGTACGGTTTCTATTGTAAGCCAACCTACCGAAg GATATCTGCCCTGCCTTGA
- the LOC119991597 gene encoding serine/threonine-protein kinase prp4-like isoform X5, producing MVDAKPRSQDFPAARSRSCSITNDDFISKKRHCHGNDVTLYDDDRMTANDSSDDRMNRHSRDKNIGRKDRRHSHEAEDMEKSLEKHMDRNLRRENGQERSRDGEVDHYIRARSRDGETDSYKRKERGRVREMTRDNDVSRDRIREKEGERSRDREIDRDRRRSERDRSRDREINRDLRRDERNRSRDREFDRDWRRDERERCRDRDWRREERGRSRNRDTDKDWRREERERSRERELEKDGKRGLERDIRDGTRASERDRDRDRFRDRDRLRDRSLENEGGSERRGGRNRDKGRDIEIDRNADVSNSNSTGFGSKLNRDEDEQDDFEEMVSFKLAEQEEEDLNRIKEESRKRRQAILEKFKCPQSQQQIESCSEDMEKAKETAELPGRLLGASDVVAEVLDGRSDGSDAKVAGQLFVVGKSPQVNEINVTEKTAGDGGLGKGTPKSERLDDMFCDDIFGESPAGVRKPGKGDGLPIVRSGLHDNWDDAEGYYGYRLGEILDGRYEVTAAHGKGVFSTVVRAKDIKTGNGDPGEVAIKIIRNNETMHKAGQLEVQILKKLAGADPENKRHCVRFFSSFKYRNHLCLVFESLNMNLREVLKKFGRNIGLKLTAVRTYAKQLFIALKHLKNCGVLHCDIKPDNMLVNEAKNVLKLCDFGNAMFAGKNEITPYLVSRFYRAPEIILGLPYDHPMDIWSVGCCLYELYTGKVLFPGPSNNDMLRLHMELKGPFPKKMLRRGGFTDQHFDQDLNFHATEEDPVTKKAIKRMIVNIKPKDIGSIITGSPGEDPKMLAGFKDLLDKIFVLDPEKRITVSQALNHPFITELWTWCLTWLKSKGVIFGWSGVLFTGGSFSRVYGFYCKPTYRRHFSSLVTFFYYGLFRLL from the exons ATGGTTGATGCGAAGCCTAGATCACAGGATTTTCCGGCAGCGAGATCTCGTTCTTGTAGCATAACTAATGATGATTTTATTTCAAAGAAAAGACATTGTCATGGTAATGATGTAACACTTTATGATGATGACAGGATGACAGCAAATGATTCTAGTGATGATAGAATGAACCGTCACAGTAGGGACAAGAATATTGGAAGAAAGGATAGGCGTCACAGCCATGAGGCAGAGGACATGGAGAAGAGTCTTGAGAAGCATATGGATAGAAATCTGAGAAGGGAAAATGGACAAGAGAGAAGCAGGGATGGGGAGGTTGACCATTATATACGAGCGAGGAGCAGGGATGGGGAAACAGACAGTTATAAGAGAAAGGAGAGGGGAAGGGTAAGGGAGATGACTAGGGACAATGATGTTAGCAGGGATCGGAtaagggagaaagaaggggAGAGAAGCAGGGATAGGGAGATTGACAGGGACCGAAGAAGAAGTGAGCGGGACAGGAGTAGGGATAGGGAGATCAACAGGGATCTGAGAAGGGATGAGCGGAACAGGAGCCGGGATAGGGAGTTTGACAGGGATTGGAGAAGGGATGAACGAGAGAGGTGTCGGGATAGGGATTGGAGAAGGGAGGAGCGAGGGAGGAGTCGGAATAGGGATACTGACAAGGATTGGAGAAGAGAAGAGCGAGAGAGGAGCCGAGAAAGGGAGCTGGAGAAGGATGGGAAGAGAGGGTTGGAAAGAGATATTAGGGATGGAACCAGGGCTAGCGAGAGAGATAGGGATAGGGACAGGTTTAGGGATAGGGATAGACTTAGGGACCGGAGTTTGGAGAATGAAGGGGGGAGTGAGAGGCGAGGTGGAAGAAATAGGGATAAAGGCAGGGACATTGAGATTGATAGAAATGCTGATGTTTCTAATAGCAATTCAACAGGTTTTGGCAGCAAGCTTAACAG AGATGAAGATGAACAAGATGATTTTGAAGAGATGGTTTCTTTCAAACTAGCTGAACAGGAGGAGGAAGATCTCAACAGAATCAAGGAAGAAAGCAGGAAGCGAAGGCAAGCCATCTTGGAAAAGTTTAAATGCCCGCAGTCACAGCAGCAAATTGAGTCATGTTCGGAGGATATGGAGAAAG CTAAGGAGACTGCAGAGCTTCCTGGTCGACTGTTAGGTGCTTCTGATGTTGTTGCAGAAGTTCTTGATGGCAGGAGTGATGGATCAGATGCTAAAGTGGCTGGCCAACTATTTGTTGTTGGGAAGTCCCCTCAAGTTAATGAAATTAATGTTACTGAGAAGACAGCTGGTGATGGGGGTCTTGGCAAGGGTACGCCAAAG AGTGAGAGGTTGGATGACATGTTTTGTGACGATATATTTGGAGAGTCACCTGCTGGAGTTCGTAAACCG gGCAAAGGAGATGGTCTGCCAATTGTAAGGAGTGGTCTACATGACAATTGGGATGATGCAGAGGGGTATTATG GGTATCGACTTGGTGAAATACTTGATGGTCGATATGAAGTCACTGCTGCCCATGGAAAGGGTGTCTTTTCGACCGTTGTTCGTGCCAAGGATATTAAGACTGGTAATGGTGATCCTGGGGAGGTTGCCATTAAAATTATACGCAATAATGAAACAAT GCACAAGGCAGGTCAACTAGAAGTTCAGATACTAAAGAAATTAGCGGGAGCGGATCCAGAAAATAAGCGGCACTGTGTTCGTTTCTTCTCAAGTTTCAAGTACAGGAATCatctttgtttagtttttgaatctttaaatatgaaCTTGCGTGAGGTTTTGAAGAAGTTTGGTCGCAACATTGGCCTTAAACTGACTGCTGTGAGAACATATGCAAAGCAGCTTTTCATTGCGCTGAAGCATCTGAAAAATTGTGGTGTTCTTCATTGTGACATAAAGCCGGATAACATGCTG GTAAATGAGGCCAAAAATGTGCTAAAGCTTTGTGATTTTGGTAATGCCATGTTTGCTGGTAAAAATGAAATTACACCATATCTAGTGAGCCGTTTCTATCGTGCCCCTGAAATTA TTCTTGGCTTGCCGTATGACCATCCAATGGATATCTGGTCTGTTGGTTGCTGTTTGTATGAACTGTATACAGGAAAAGTTCTTTTCCCGGGTCCTTCAAATAATGACATGCTACGACTTCACATGGAACTGAAAGGTCCTTTTCCGAAAAAGATGCTTCGCAGG GGAGGGTTTACAGATCAGCATTTTGATCAAGATTTAAATTTTCATGCTACTGAAGAGGATCCCGTTACTAAGAAG GCAATCAAGAGGATGATTGTCAACATAAAGCCAAAAGATATTGGATCAATAATTACCGGCTCTCCTGGTGAGGATCCAAAAATGTTGGCAGGTTTTAAGGATCTTTTAGATAAAATATTTGTCTTGGATCCAGAAAAGAGGATAACGGTTTCTCAAGCATTGAATCATCCATTCATCACTG AGCTTTGGACATGGTGTTTGACATGGTTGAAGTCAAAGGGGGTGATTTTTGGTTGGTCTGGAGTACTCTTTACTGGCGGTTCTTTCAGTCGAGTGTACGGTTTCTATTGTAAGCCAACCTACCGAAggcatttttcttctcttgtaaCCTTTTTTTATTATGGGCTATTCCGTCTGCTATAA